The DNA segment CGCTTGTCGCTCCATATCAATAGCACCCATATAGACAATACATTCAATGCCCATAAGCGCACAGACTGTTGCCGTTGCTACGCCGTGTTGTCCAGCTCCAGTTTCGGCAATAATGCGGTTTTTTCCTAAACGCTTAGCCATTAATATCTGCCCAATGGTATTGTTTACTTTATGCGCTCCCGTATGGCAAAGGTCTTCCCGTTTTAGGTAAACATTGGTGTTATACTTTTCAGAAAAACGTTTGGCATAATACAACGGGGTAGGACGCCCAACATATTCTTTAAGCAGTTGTTTAAATTCTTTTTGAAAACTGTCTTCCTGCATCACATCAAGGTATTGTTGACGTAATTCTTCTACATTTGGATACAGCATTTCGGGGATGTAAGCTCCGCCAAACTCACCGTAATAGCCTTTTTCATTTACGTGATAACTCATAAGTGTGATTGTATTGTGTTCAGTTTATCTATAAACTGTTGTAATTCTTGTGTATTCTTTAATCCAGGTTTTTCTTCAAATTTGCTGTTTACATCAATAGCAAATATGGGTAGTTTGGTTTTTAATATTTCTGAAAGTTGCTTTATTTCATCTAAACCAATTCCGCCACTGAGTACAAAAGGTATTTCTGAAGGATACTCTTTTAAAATATTCCAGTTAAAAGCGTAGCCATTACCGCCTTTTTCTTTTCCCTTTGTGTCAAAAAGAAAGGCAGAAACATAGGGCTCATATTCTTTTAATACGGAGAAATCGAAAGTGTCTTTTATACCAAATACTTTCCAAATTTTGCTATTTATTTCTTCTGAAGCAGCTAATTTTTCACAAAATGAAGCTGTTTCATCTCCGTGTAATTGAATAACATCTAACTGAAATTGGGTTGCTTTATTTAAAATTTCAGAAATAGTAGCATTAACAAAAACACCAACTTTTTTTACTTCAGAAGGAAGGGAAGGCATTTCGCCTTCAAAATTTCGTGGCGAGCCCTCATAAAAAATAAAACCCACATAATCCGGTTTTAGAGCAGCCACCTCCATTGGGTTATGCTTCATGCCACAGACTTTTAGTTGAATGTTTTTCATCGTAGCTGGTCTATAAATTGGTTGGCACTTTCTCCGGGGTTGTCAGTTTTCATAAAGGTTTCACCTATTAAAAAGCCCTTGTAACCATATTTTCGTAACGTTTTTATAGTTTCAGGGTTGCTAATGCCACTTTCTGAAATTTTTACAAAGTCTTTCGGTATTTTTTCTGAAAGTGCTTTGCTAATATCGATGGAAACATCAAATGTTTTTAAATTTCGATTGTTTACACCTAACATGTCAACAGTAGTCAACAAGGACCGTTGAAGCTCTTCTTCGTTATGAACTTCCAATAAAACATCTAAATCTAATTGCTTGGCGGTTTTTGAAAATTCCTTCAGCTGATTGTCACTCAATGAAGCAGCGATTAAAAGAATAGCATCAGCACCATACGCTTTCGCTTCATAAATTTGATACGAATCAATGATGAATTCTTTTCGTAACAACGGAATGTCTACACAGTTTCTAGCCAATGCTAAATCGTCTAACGATCCACCAAAATATTTGGTGTCAGTTAAAACTGAAATGCCGCAAACGCCCGCTTTGCTGTAGCCAGTAACAACTTCGGGTAAATTTACTTGGTCGTTGATAACCGATTTACTGGGCGAACGCCTTTTGTGTTCAGCGATAATCCCAGTATTTGAATTTCGCAAAGCAGCAGCCAACGAAATAGGAGTGCGGGAAAACGCTTCCGATTTTTCTAAAAGTGATATGGGAAAAAGCGCTTTCTTAGCGTTGACTTCCTTTATTTTATTCTGAATTATTTTATCTAAAATAGTCATGAGTTAAGCGCTGATTTTTTGAAGTTTTTGCAATACCTGTAAAGCTTTCCCAGATTGTAAGGAATCTTTTGCTTTTTCAATCCCAGTTTCAATACTACATTGATTGGCTACCGAAATAGCCATTCCAGCATTGGCGCAAATTACATTGTTTTGTTGCTGGGTTCCGTTTCCGGAGATAATAGTTTTAAAGATATTTGCTGAAGATTCTACTGTGTCACCACCATGAATATCAGATTGTTTAATGGTCTTAAAACCAAAATCTTCAGGCTGCATAATTTTTTCCGAAGTATTAGAAATTACTTTTACAGCTCCGGTCAATGAAATTTCATCATAGCCATCCATCGCGTGTAAAATAGCATATTTTTTATCGCTTTTTTGATATAAATAACCGTACAAACGAGCTAATTCCAAATTAAAAACGCCCACTAATTGGTTTTTTGGAAAAGCAGGATTTACCATCGGTCCCAACATATTGAAAAAGGTCTTTACGGCTAAATCTCTTCGTATGGGTGCTACATTTTTCATAGCTGGGTGAAAAAGTGGCGCGTGTAAAACACAGATGCCTGCTTCGTCTAAACTTCGTTTTAAAAAGTCAGTATCGCTACTAAATTTTATTCCCAATTGCTCCATTACATTGCTACTTCCGCTAATGGACGAAACGCCATAGTTACCGTGTTTAGTAACCAAAACGCCGGCTCCTGCCGTAACAAATGAGGAAAGTGTGGAAATATTAAAGGTGTCTTTGCTATCGCCTCCGGTTCCGCAAAGATCAATGGTATTGTAACCTTTTAAATCTACTGCAAGGCATAAATCCAATAACGCATCACGGAAACCTTCTAGCTCTTCGAGCGTGACACTTCGCATCATAAATACCGTTAAAAAAGCGGCTATTTGGCTTTGATTAAATTTTCCTTCACTAATAGAAACCAGAACATTACGAGCTTCTTCCTTGGTTAATTGTTCGTGATTTATAAGTCTGTTAAGTACTTGTTTCATTCTATTTTAAGTATAACGTAACTGATAATGACTCTAAAACTCATTAAGAGCATCAAAAATATAGAATGCTCTTTTAAAACAGCTTTAGACTTGTATAAAATACTCCTAAAGTTATTTAAAAGGATGTTTCTTAGAATAGCAAGCCTATGTTTCTAGATAAAGAAACATGCCTACTACAAAATCAGTAAAAAATTATGTTTAATTAAGTGAAAAGGTAGTGCCTTCTTTTCCGTCTTTAAGTTGTATTCCTGCTTTTTGCAATTCATCCCGAATTCGATCACTTGTTGCAAAATCTTTATTGGCACGTGCTTGATCTCTAAGTTCAATAAGCAATTGTATGGTTTCATTTAATTTATTACCATCTTGTTCATTGCTTTCTGCGATATCAACCAATCCTAATACATCGAAAATAAAATCTTGCATAGTCTCTTGTAATAGTTGCAAGTCTTTTTCGGTAATGGTTTCGGTGTCATCTAATAACGCATTGATAAACTTAGCTGCCTCAAACAACTGTGCAATAAGAATAGGACTGTTAAAGTCGTCATTCATGGCATCATAACAAGATTGACGCCATCGTGTTACATCTATACTGCTGCTTTCTGAAGTTTTTACACCGCCAATGGAGCGATAAGCATCCATTAAACGATTGAAGCCTTTTTGAGAAGCCTCTAATGCTTCTTTTGAAAAGTCTAAAATGCTTCGATATTGGGCTTGATACATAAAGAACTTAACCACAGTGGGTGCAAACGGCTTGTTGAAAATATCATTGTTACCCGTAAACATATCCCGTGGAAGAATAAAGTTTCCAGTAGATTTTGACATTTTTTTACCGTTAAGCGTAAGCATATTGGCGTGCATCCAGTAATTCACAGGATTTTGACCATTAGAAGCTTCGGCTTGTGCAATTTCACATTCGTGATGGGGGAATTTTAAGTCCATTCCGCCACCGTGAATATCAAATTGATTACCTAAATATTTTGTGCTCATTACGGTACACTCTAAGTGCCACCCTGGGAAACCATCGCTCCAAGGAGAAGGCCAACGCATAATGTGCTGTGGTTCGGCTTTTTTCCAAAGTGCAAAATCTTGTGGATTTTTCTTATCACTTTGTGCTGCCAATTCACGTGTATTGGCAATCATATCTTCTAAGTTTCGACCACTTAAAATTCCGTAATTATGATTTTCATTATATTTCATCACATCAAAATAAACAGATCCGTTTTTTTCATAGGCATAGCCTTGTTCTATAATGTTTTCTACTATTTGAATTTGCTCGATAATATGTCCCGTTGCAGTAGGTTCAATACTTGGAGGATGGGCATTGAAGGTTTCCATAATAGTATGGAAATCGACTGTATATTTCTGAACCACTTCCATCGGTTCTATTTGCTCGATACGTGCTTTTTTCAAAATAGGATCGTCCCCGCTTTCCCCATCGTTTTCTAGGTGTCCAGCATCGGTTATATTTCGAACGTAGCGAACTTTATATCCAAGGTGTTTTAGATAACGAAAAACAAGGTCGAATGATAAAAACGTACGACAATTCCCTAAATGCACATTGCTATAAACAGTAGGGCCACAAACGTACATACCGATAGTGCCTTCGTTAATAGGTGTAAATTTCTCTTTCTGCTTAGAGATGGAATTGTAGATTGCAAGTTCTTGTTCTTCGTAACGTTTCATAGTTTTCTGTTGGAAGTTAAATGATGGATCATTATTATTATCTTAATGCCTAAGTGTACCGACGGTTAAAATTCAGTATCTAGATTAATATAATCTAAAAAATCGCGTCGCGTTTCAGCGTTTTTAAATTTTCCGCCAAATTCACTAGTAACAGTACTGCTATCTATATCGCGTATTCCTCTGGAGTTAACACATAAATGCTTGGCATCGATAACACAGGCAACATCATCTGTATTTAATACTTTTTGCAATTCTTTTACAACTTGCATAGTAAGTCGCTCTTGTACTTGAGGACGTTTTGCGTAATAATCTACAATACGATTCATTTTTGAAAGACCCACAACGGTCCCGTTTGAAATATATGCGATATGAGCTTTTCCAACTATTGGAAGCAAATGATGTTCGCAAGTAGAGTAGAGGGTAATGTTTTTTTCAACCAACATTTCTCCATACTTATACTTATTGTCAAAGGTAGAGGCCTTAGGTTTTCTGTCTGGATGTAACCCTCCAAAAATTTCTTGAACAAACATCTTGGCAACTCTATTGGGTGTTCCTTTTAGGCTGTCGTCTGTTAAATCAAGCCCGAGTGTATTCATAATATTATGAACATCTTTCTTGATTCGCTCAATTTTTTCGATATCACTAAGTTCGAAAGCATCGGGACGTAAAGGAGTGTCTGTAGAACTCGCCACGTGATCATCGCCCATAGCTTCAATATCTTTTAGCTGTTTTTCTAAATCCATTTTTATTTCAAGGTGTAAAACTAAATATTGGTTGCAAAGATAGGCATTCGGTACATGCTATAAAAAATTGGCTATTGTTATTTTTAATACTACAATCCTTTGTTGTTATGTTAATTAAAAAGCATAAAAAAAAAGCCCTACTATATAGTAGGGCTTTTAAGTACTTATGTAGTGTTAATTACTTTGTTTTTTCTAAAACACTTTTACTATCTGATAAGACAGTCCCCTTTATTTTAAGGGCTTTAACAGGCTCATCGGCATTAGAATAAACTGTTACCGTTTTTCTAATAGGACCTACGCGGTTTGTATCGTATTTTACTTGAATACTGCTAGACTCACCTGGAGCAACAGCGCCATCTGGTTTTTTAGGTACGGTGCAACCGCAACTAGACTTAACATCGGTTACCACTAATGGCTCATCACCAGTGTTGGTAAATTCAAAAACACGAACGCCATCGCTTCCTTTTGCGATTTCGCCGTAGTCTATGGTTTCAGATTTAAATTCAAATTTTGCTTGTGCATTGGCGGCAAATCCAAAAAACGCTACAAATGCAATTAATGCTAATTTTTTCATGATTTCTAAAATTTAGAGTATGCTAAGGTACATATCTTTCCTACAATCTGCAAAATAACTTATTCACTTTTATAATCTTGCAGATATAGCTACTTTTGTAGGCTATAGTTCAAAAATTAGACCAAATTATGGCAGTAGCGGCAAAATATAATGCTCAAGATATTGAAAACAAATGGTATAGCCATTGGATGGAGAATGGATATTTTCATTCCGAAGTAAACGAAAAAGAACCATATGCCATTGTAATACCACCTCCTAACGTAACAGGAGTGTTGCATATGGGGCATATGCTTAACAATACCATTCAAGATGTGTTGATACGGCGTGCTCGCTTAAAAGGCTATAACGCTTGTTGGGTTCCGGGTACGGATCACGCATCTATCGCCACCGAAGCCAAAGTTGTGGCTAAATTAAAGAGCGAAGGGATTGATAAAAATAGCCTGACACGCGAAGATTTTTTAGAACACGCATGGGAATGGACGCACAAACACGGAGGGATCATTTTAGACCAACTAAAAAAATTGGGAGCTTCTTGTGATTGGGAGCGTACTAAGTTTACGATGGATGACGATATGTCAGCGTCTGTAATCAAGGTTTTTGTCGATTTATATAAAAAAGGACACGTATATCGTGGATACCGAATGGTAAACTGGGATCCGCAGGCTAAAACTACTTTATCTGATGAAGAAGTAATTCATATTGAAAAACAAGGAAATTTATATTACTTAAATTATAAAATTGAAGGAAGTGATGAGTCGCTAACCATTGCTACCACACGTCCTGAAACTATATTAGGCGATACTGCTATTTGTATTAACCCAAATGATGAACGTTTTACGCACTTAAAGGGAAAGAAAGCAATTGTGCCTATCTGTAACCGAGTAATACCTATTATTGAAGATGAATATGTAGATCTTGAGTTTGGTACCGGTTGCTTAAAAGTTACCCCTGCGCATGATGAGAATGATAAAATGTTAGGTGATAAGCACAATTTGGATGTAATCGATATTTTAAACGACGATGCTACCCTAAACGAACATGGTCTACATTTTCAAGGAAAAGGCCGTTTTGTGGTTAGAAAAGAAATTGTTGCCGAATTAAAAGAATTAGGTGTTTTAGACAAAGTAGAACAACACACCAATAAAATTGGGACGAGCGAGCGTACTGGAGCTGTTATCGAGCCGAAACTGAGCGATCAATGGTTCTTAAAGATGAAAGAATTAGCACAACCTGCTTTAGATTCTGTACTTGAAAAAGACATTAAATTAGTTCCTGAAAAGTTCATCAATACATATCGCCATTGGATGGAAAACGTCCGCGACTGGAATATTTCGCGTCAGTTATGGTGGGGACACCAGATCCCTGCGTATTATTACGGAAGCGGGAAAGAAGATTTCGTTGTGGCAGAAAGTGTAGAAGAGGCGTTGCATTTAGCTAAAGAAAAATCGGGTAATGCAGCTTTAAAAGCAACCGATTTAATTCAAGATGCCGATGCGTTAGATACTTGGTTCTCGTCTTGGTTATGGCCCATTAGTGTTTTCAACGGAATTCTGGAGCCCGATAATGATGAGATAAACTATTATTATCCTACAAAAGACTTAGTGACCGCCCCCGAAATCTTATTTTTCTGGGTAGCGCGAATGATTATCGCAGGGTATGAGTACCGTGATGAAAAACCGTTTAGCAGTGTTTATTTAACTGGAATTGTACGCGACAAACAACGCCGCAAGATGAGTAAGTCTTTAGGAAATTCACCAGATCCTATCGAGTTGATGAATAAATACGGAGCCGATGGTGTGCGTGTTGGGATGTTATTAAGTTCGCCTGCTGGGAACGATTTAATGTTTGAAGAGGACCTTTGTAAGCAGGGGAGTGGTTTTGTAAATAAAATATGGAATGCCTATCGATTAATTGACGGTTGGGAAATTTCCGAAGAAAAAGCAGAAACCGAAACCGATGCCATTGCCATCAATTGGTATAAAAATAAGTTTGCAAAAACCATCGCTGAAATTGAAGACCATTACAGCAAGTACAGAATTAGTGATGCACTAATGGCTACTTATAAGCTAGTTTGGGATGATTTCTGTTCTTGGTTGTTAGAAATGGTGAAACCAGGGTTTGGAAAGCCAATTTCGGCCACAACGTTTAAAAAAGTAATTGCTGTTTTAGAGGATAACCTTAAAATATTACATCCGTTTGTTCCTTTTATTTCTGAAGAAATCTGGCAAAGTATTACCCCTCGTTCTAAAGAAGAAGCTTTGATAGTTGCTGAATGGCCAACCGATATGGATTTTGATGAAAAACTGATAAAAGATTTCGAATTTGCTTCGGAAGTAATTTCAGGGATTCGTACTATTAGAAAACAAAAGAATATTTCATTTAAAGATACTATCTCGGTTTCTGTGATCAATAACGAAAAAGCAGAAGCTACTTTTGATTCGGTAATAAAGAAACTGGGAAATCTTTCCGAGTTAGAATATGTTTCAGAAAAAATAGAAGGAGCATTAACCTTTAGGGTTAAAAGCAATGAATACTTTGTGCCTATTGAGGGAGCGATTGATGTAGAAGATGAAATAGCTAAATTGAGTGAAGAACTTAAATATACGGAAGGCTTTTTAAAAAGTGTTCAAGGTAAACTTAAAAATGAGCGATTTGTAAACAACGCCCCTGAAAAAGTAGTAGCGATGGAAAAAAATAAGGAAGCAGATGCATTGGCTAAAATAGAAACACTAAAAGCCAGTTTAGCTTCTTTAAAATAGCTGAAAGGCGTTAAATTCTCTTAATTTCCTATAAATAAGGCGTTAATTTTCTTTTAAAACCAATTGTTTGGCTGTAATTTGAGTAAAAATATAAATTATGGATCAAGCTAAATATGACCAAATGCAAGGCATGTTGAATAAGTTGGAAGACATTAAAAACAGCCAAGAGAGCATTATTGACAAAATTAACCACGTAATAACCGATCTTTTTCAGAATCCTGACAAAGAGTTAGAAAAAGCGATGGAAGCTGCGCACGAAAAGGCATCGGCTAATGTTGATAAAATTGCGGAAGCCATTGATGAATATGAAATAAAATTCAACAAAGCACAGCAACAATAAGATAAAAATTTAATTACAGTTTAAAAGCTTCAACTTTAAATAATTGAAGCTTTTTTATTTACGATAGAGAAAATACGTGTTTACTGCTTCAATGTATTTTAGTTTTGCTTCGCGTGTTGTCATACCCTGTGTTTGAAATAGGGCATTGGTTTTAAAAGCAGAAATAAGGGGTTTGCTGCTTCGTGCAGAATCGGTATCGCTAGTGGCTCTTTTGTAATAAGCATAGAGTCGTAACAAAACATCTGCAGGAAACGGCTCAGTGTGCTCATTGATACTATCGACGGCTTTTTGAAAGGCAGTATCTAATTCTTTATCATTCATCTTGAAGCCAATATGGTAATTCCTCCTGTAACCTTTTGATTTAAGGAAACATCAATTTTTGCATCCAAAGGTAAAAAAACATCTACCCGCGAGCCAAATTTTATAAAACCGCTGTCATCAGTTTGATTAACAGTTTGTCCTTCTTCAGCATAATTTACAATACGTTTTGCCATAGCACCTGCTATTTGTCGATGCAATACATCTCCAAATTCATTAGATTTAACAACAACAGTGGTGCGTTCATTTTCTTCAGAAGATTTTGGGTGCCATGCTACTAAAAATTTACCAGGGTGATATTTGCTATAGACTACTTTACCACCAACAGGATATCGAGTTACATGAACGTTTACAGGAGACATAAATACAGAAACCTGTATGCGTTTCTCGTTGTAATACTCCTTTTCAAAAACTTCTTCGATTACAACTACTTTCCCATCAACAGGGGATAGCACTTGGCCATCATTTGTTATAAAATTGCGTTTTGGATTTCTGAAAAATTGGAGAATCAACACCAATAGCACAATCAATGAGATAACAATTCCTCCTTTTATAAAGGAATTTCCGACAAAATAATCGGCTACAAGGCTTAGTACAATGCAAATTGCAAGTGCTATTAAAATGATTTTATGACCTTCTTTATGAAACATAATAAGCTATTTGTAAAAAAGCGTAAATAAATGGGCTAGCAAAAATGATACTATCAAGCCTATCGTACAATCCACCGTGTCCAGGCATTAATATTCCACTGTCTTTTACACCAGCTTGTCTTTTAAATTTAGATTGTATTAAATCACCAATAGTGCCAAAAACGGAGGCTATAACTGCCATTATTACCCAGATAATTAGTGTGAACTCTACAGTTAGTTCTGGTTTGTAAATTTCTAAACACTTAAATATAAGAAAACCTGCTAGAATAGCCCCAACTAAACCGCCAATAAAGCCTTCAACAGTTTTATTAGGTGAAATTCGTTCTAAAAGTTTTCTTTTGCCAAAGTTTTTACCCACTATATAGGCAAATGAGTCATTAAACCAAATTAAAATAAATACGCCTCCTATTATCTCAGGAATAAAGCTTTCGTTATAAACGGGTATAAGGGTTAAAAAAACAAATCCACTTATTAAATATAATATAATGGCAACGTATTTTTTCTTTTGAAACATAGGTATTTTACTTACCCAGAGAACATCTTTTAAAAGAAAAAGATTTACAAAACAGCAAAGAATAAGTAATAAGTTTACTGCATTTATATCGAATATTGAATAGCTAAAAAAGTATAAAAGCCCTGCCAGTAAAGCGTAGGCGAGATAACTTTTTAGATGTACTAGCTTTAAAAATTCGCTTAGAGTAATTATGGAAAGAATGAAAAATAGGCCCATAAACCATTCGTGCGAGGTAAACATAGAAATAATAACTATCGAAATGTATAGCACACCCGATAGGGTTCGCACAATGAGTTCCTTCATATTATAGGTCTTCCAATAGCAACAAATATAGGTTTTTTGTGCTACTTCCGTAACTCATAAAGTCCTTTTCTTTGTCAGTTTCAAAGTCCTGAATAGTAGTGATATTGGTAGGAATTTGTTTGGTATTGCGATTTTTAATGATGCGTAGCCCCTCGCTGATGGTGTCGACCAATTGGCTAGTAGTGGCAAAAACAACAAAATTAAATGGTAGTTCGTTTAGTTTTTTTTCTTTGATTTGATTAGAAGACAATAATATAGATCCGTTTTTGCCAACTAAAGATTCGCATGTGGTTAAAAAGAAAGTGCTGCCTCCTTTTGTTGTGAAATTTAAATTAAATCCGTCAAAACGTGAAGATAGGTTTTTATCGACGCAAAAAACATCACGCTCATACCAGTCATTTTCAATTAAAATATTGTCAAATGCTTCTAAAACTTCATTTATAGATTCGCAGTATAAAAATTTACCACCATTTTTGTTGAAATTATAGGTGAATTTTTCATCTATAGGAAGCTTTTCTTCTGGGTAATATTTGCTTGTATCAGATTTTTTAGCTTTTTCATCTGACTTGTTTTTGTTAGGATTTAAAAGTCTTTTAAACAGACCCATTCATTGTTTGTTGAGGAGTTCGTAATACGTTTAACTTCAAATATATGAAATCTAACGGGAAGAATAGATACTTAAAACCAAAGTTTGTGATAAAAAAAAGATAGGTGGCCTAGTTGCTAGCCACCTTCTCTTCTTCACTTTCTTGATTTCCTTTATCGTTCTCTTCCTTTTCGATCTTTTTATTCTCTATATCTTTTTTAAAGGGACGTTCGCCAAAAATACGCTCTAAACTTTCTTTAAAGATTACTTCTTTTTCAAGTAACTCTTCAGCAAGTTCAGTTAGCTTATCTTTATTTTTTTCTAAGAGTTCGAGTGCTCTTTGGTACTGGGCTTCAATAAGATTAGAAATTTCTTTATCTATCAATTCAGCGGTCTTCTCACTATATGGTTTACTGAAGTTATATTCATTTTGTCCACTAGAATCATAATAAGTAAGGTTCCCTACCTTTTCATTAAGGCCATAAATAGTAACCATAGCCCGAGCTTGTTTAGTAATTTTTTCTAAATCACTAAGTGCACCCGTACTAATTTGATTGAATATTACTTTCTCTGCGGCTCTACCACCAAGGGCAGCACACATTTCGTCCAGCATTTGTTCAGGTCGAACAATTAGACGCTCTTCTGGTAAATACCAAGCAGCCCCTAATGATTGTCCACGAGGTACAATAGTTACTTTAACAAGTGGTGCAGCATGTTCCAGCATCCAGCTTATCGTTGCGTGACCAGCTTCGTGAAAAGCTATTGCTTTTTTCTCATCTGGAGTTATAATCTTATTTTTCTTTTCTAGGCCACCTACAATACGATCTACAGCATCTAAGAAATCTTGTTTACCAACTGCTTTGCTTTCCTTTCGAGCAGCTATTAATGCAGCTTCGTTACAAACATTAGCAATATCGGCTCCAGAAAACCCTGGTGTCTGTTTAGCTAGAAAGTCTGTATTTAATGTATCGTCAATTTTTAGAGGACGAAGGTGTACTTCAAATATCTCTTTACGTTCGCGTACATCAGGTAAATCTACATAAATTTGTCTATCAAAACGTCCAGCCCGCATTAATGCCTTATCTAATACATCAGCACGGTTTGTTGCCGCAACGACAATAACGTTTGTATTAGTTCCAAAACCATCCATTTCGGTCAGTAATTGGTTAAGCGTG comes from the Marixanthomonas ophiurae genome and includes:
- the trpD gene encoding anthranilate phosphoribosyltransferase, whose protein sequence is MKQVLNRLINHEQLTKEEARNVLVSISEGKFNQSQIAAFLTVFMMRSVTLEELEGFRDALLDLCLAVDLKGYNTIDLCGTGGDSKDTFNISTLSSFVTAGAGVLVTKHGNYGVSSISGSSNVMEQLGIKFSSDTDFLKRSLDEAGICVLHAPLFHPAMKNVAPIRRDLAVKTFFNMLGPMVNPAFPKNQLVGVFNLELARLYGYLYQKSDKKYAILHAMDGYDEISLTGAVKVISNTSEKIMQPEDFGFKTIKQSDIHGGDTVESSANIFKTIISGNGTQQQNNVICANAGMAISVANQCSIETGIEKAKDSLQSGKALQVLQKLQKISA
- a CDS encoding DUF1573 domain-containing protein, translated to MKKLALIAFVAFFGFAANAQAKFEFKSETIDYGEIAKGSDGVRVFEFTNTGDEPLVVTDVKSSCGCTVPKKPDGAVAPGESSSIQVKYDTNRVGPIRKTVTVYSNADEPVKALKIKGTVLSDSKSVLEKTK
- a CDS encoding phosphatidylserine decarboxylase family protein, whose amino-acid sequence is MFHKEGHKIILIALAICIVLSLVADYFVGNSFIKGGIVISLIVLLVLILQFFRNPKRNFITNDGQVLSPVDGKVVVIEEVFEKEYYNEKRIQVSVFMSPVNVHVTRYPVGGKVVYSKYHPGKFLVAWHPKSSEENERTTVVVKSNEFGDVLHRQIAGAMAKRIVNYAEEGQTVNQTDDSGFIKFGSRVDVFLPLDAKIDVSLNQKVTGGITILASR
- the cysS gene encoding cysteine--tRNA ligase, translating into MKRYEEQELAIYNSISKQKEKFTPINEGTIGMYVCGPTVYSNVHLGNCRTFLSFDLVFRYLKHLGYKVRYVRNITDAGHLENDGESGDDPILKKARIEQIEPMEVVQKYTVDFHTIMETFNAHPPSIEPTATGHIIEQIQIVENIIEQGYAYEKNGSVYFDVMKYNENHNYGILSGRNLEDMIANTRELAAQSDKKNPQDFALWKKAEPQHIMRWPSPWSDGFPGWHLECTVMSTKYLGNQFDIHGGGMDLKFPHHECEIAQAEASNGQNPVNYWMHANMLTLNGKKMSKSTGNFILPRDMFTGNNDIFNKPFAPTVVKFFMYQAQYRSILDFSKEALEASQKGFNRLMDAYRSIGGVKTSESSSIDVTRWRQSCYDAMNDDFNSPILIAQLFEAAKFINALLDDTETITEKDLQLLQETMQDFIFDVLGLVDIAESNEQDGNKLNETIQLLIELRDQARANKDFATSDRIRDELQKAGIQLKDGKEGTTFSLN
- a CDS encoding valine--tRNA ligase — encoded protein: MAVAAKYNAQDIENKWYSHWMENGYFHSEVNEKEPYAIVIPPPNVTGVLHMGHMLNNTIQDVLIRRARLKGYNACWVPGTDHASIATEAKVVAKLKSEGIDKNSLTREDFLEHAWEWTHKHGGIILDQLKKLGASCDWERTKFTMDDDMSASVIKVFVDLYKKGHVYRGYRMVNWDPQAKTTLSDEEVIHIEKQGNLYYLNYKIEGSDESLTIATTRPETILGDTAICINPNDERFTHLKGKKAIVPICNRVIPIIEDEYVDLEFGTGCLKVTPAHDENDKMLGDKHNLDVIDILNDDATLNEHGLHFQGKGRFVVRKEIVAELKELGVLDKVEQHTNKIGTSERTGAVIEPKLSDQWFLKMKELAQPALDSVLEKDIKLVPEKFINTYRHWMENVRDWNISRQLWWGHQIPAYYYGSGKEDFVVAESVEEALHLAKEKSGNAALKATDLIQDADALDTWFSSWLWPISVFNGILEPDNDEINYYYPTKDLVTAPEILFFWVARMIIAGYEYRDEKPFSSVYLTGIVRDKQRRKMSKSLGNSPDPIELMNKYGADGVRVGMLLSSPAGNDLMFEEDLCKQGSGFVNKIWNAYRLIDGWEISEEKAETETDAIAINWYKNKFAKTIAEIEDHYSKYRISDALMATYKLVWDDFCSWLLEMVKPGFGKPISATTFKKVIAVLEDNLKILHPFVPFISEEIWQSITPRSKEEALIVAEWPTDMDFDEKLIKDFEFASEVISGIRTIRKQKNISFKDTISVSVINNEKAEATFDSVIKKLGNLSELEYVSEKIEGALTFRVKSNEYFVPIEGAIDVEDEIAKLSEELKYTEGFLKSVQGKLKNERFVNNAPEKVVAMEKNKEADALAKIETLKASLASLK
- a CDS encoding acyl-CoA-binding protein; protein product: MNDKELDTAFQKAVDSINEHTEPFPADVLLRLYAYYKRATSDTDSARSSKPLISAFKTNALFQTQGMTTREAKLKYIEAVNTYFLYRK
- the folE gene encoding GTP cyclohydrolase I FolE; the protein is MDLEKQLKDIEAMGDDHVASSTDTPLRPDAFELSDIEKIERIKKDVHNIMNTLGLDLTDDSLKGTPNRVAKMFVQEIFGGLHPDRKPKASTFDNKYKYGEMLVEKNITLYSTCEHHLLPIVGKAHIAYISNGTVVGLSKMNRIVDYYAKRPQVQERLTMQVVKELQKVLNTDDVACVIDAKHLCVNSRGIRDIDSSTVTSEFGGKFKNAETRRDFLDYINLDTEF
- a CDS encoding phosphoribosylanthranilate isomerase, producing MKNIQLKVCGMKHNPMEVAALKPDYVGFIFYEGSPRNFEGEMPSLPSEVKKVGVFVNATISEILNKATQFQLDVIQLHGDETASFCEKLAASEEINSKIWKVFGIKDTFDFSVLKEYEPYVSAFLFDTKGKEKGGNGYAFNWNILKEYPSEIPFVLSGGIGLDEIKQLSEILKTKLPIFAIDVNSKFEEKPGLKNTQELQQFIDKLNTIQSHL
- the trpC gene encoding indole-3-glycerol phosphate synthase TrpC; protein product: MTILDKIIQNKIKEVNAKKALFPISLLEKSEAFSRTPISLAAALRNSNTGIIAEHKRRSPSKSVINDQVNLPEVVTGYSKAGVCGISVLTDTKYFGGSLDDLALARNCVDIPLLRKEFIIDSYQIYEAKAYGADAILLIAASLSDNQLKEFSKTAKQLDLDVLLEVHNEEELQRSLLTTVDMLGVNNRNLKTFDVSIDISKALSEKIPKDFVKISESGISNPETIKTLRKYGYKGFLIGETFMKTDNPGESANQFIDQLR